Proteins found in one Williamwhitmania taraxaci genomic segment:
- the gyrB gene encoding DNA topoisomerase (ATP-hydrolyzing) subunit B: protein MDKVITPSENISNGSYSADSIQVLEGLEAVRVRPSMYIGDVGSRGLHHLVYEVVDNSIDEAMGGYCKNIDVTINEDNSITVVDDGRGIPVDLHEKEQKSALEVVLTVLHAGGKFNKDSYKVSGGLHGVGVSCVNALSIKLVAEIHRNGKIYRQEFSEGKPQTGVVVVGETTRTGTTITFKPDATIFNLLEYNSEILTSRLRELAFLNKRIRLTLTDRREIEETEDGPVFHKEEFYSETGLVQFLEFLDATREKLIEIPIAFETEKNGVPVEVAIQYNTSYNENVHSYVNNINTIEGGTHLTGFRRGLTRTLKKYAEDSGLLKAVKFEINGDDFREGLTAIISVKVAEPQFEGQTKTKLGNSDVSIVVDQAVSMALTNYLEENPRDAKIIVQKVILAATARHAARKARELVQRKSVLSGSGLPGKLADCSERDPAASEIFFVEGDSAGGTAKQGRDRKFQAIMPLRGKILNVEKAMVHKIFENEEIKNIFTALGVHIGTDEDSKALNVDGLRYHKVIIMTDADVDGSHIDTLIMTFFFRYMNQIIQNGHLYIATPPLYLIKKGKEERYCWNEEERVKYVEELGKGKEGSVHIQRYKGLGEMNAEQLWDTTMNPENRILRQITISSAAEADRIFSMLMGDEVPPRREFIEKHAKYARIDS, encoded by the coding sequence ATGGACAAGGTAATTACGCCGTCCGAAAATATTTCAAATGGCAGCTATTCTGCCGACAGTATTCAGGTTCTTGAAGGACTTGAGGCCGTTCGTGTTCGCCCATCTATGTATATTGGCGACGTTGGCTCTCGTGGATTACACCATCTTGTTTACGAGGTGGTCGATAACTCTATCGACGAGGCAATGGGTGGCTATTGCAAGAACATCGACGTTACTATCAATGAGGATAACTCTATCACCGTTGTTGACGACGGACGGGGTATTCCGGTTGATTTGCATGAGAAGGAGCAGAAATCTGCACTCGAGGTGGTTCTTACCGTACTCCACGCTGGTGGAAAGTTTAACAAGGATAGCTACAAGGTTTCCGGCGGTCTTCATGGAGTTGGTGTTTCTTGTGTGAATGCACTTTCTATTAAGTTAGTGGCAGAGATTCATCGCAATGGTAAAATATATCGACAAGAGTTTAGTGAGGGTAAGCCTCAAACCGGAGTTGTAGTGGTTGGCGAAACCACAAGAACCGGTACTACCATTACATTTAAGCCCGATGCAACTATATTCAACTTGCTTGAGTATAATTCTGAAATTCTAACTTCTCGTCTCCGAGAGTTGGCATTCTTGAATAAGCGCATTCGACTCACCCTTACCGATAGGCGCGAAATTGAAGAGACAGAGGATGGCCCTGTATTCCATAAAGAGGAGTTTTATTCGGAAACTGGTTTAGTTCAGTTTCTTGAATTTCTGGATGCCACTCGTGAAAAGTTGATTGAGATTCCAATCGCCTTTGAGACCGAAAAGAATGGTGTTCCGGTTGAGGTGGCTATTCAGTATAATACCAGCTATAACGAAAACGTTCACTCCTACGTCAATAATATCAATACTATTGAAGGTGGAACGCACCTTACCGGCTTTCGTAGAGGTCTTACTCGTACCCTAAAAAAGTATGCTGAGGATAGTGGTTTACTTAAGGCGGTAAAATTTGAGATCAACGGCGATGACTTCCGTGAAGGACTTACTGCCATTATTTCGGTTAAGGTGGCCGAGCCTCAGTTTGAGGGTCAGACTAAAACCAAGTTGGGTAACTCCGATGTTTCAATTGTAGTGGATCAGGCCGTAAGCATGGCCTTAACCAACTACTTGGAGGAGAATCCTCGTGATGCTAAAATTATTGTTCAAAAGGTTATTCTTGCTGCTACTGCTCGTCATGCTGCCCGTAAGGCGCGTGAGCTCGTTCAGCGCAAGTCTGTACTTTCCGGATCGGGACTTCCCGGTAAACTTGCCGACTGCTCCGAGAGGGATCCTGCTGCTTCCGAGATATTCTTTGTCGAGGGAGATTCTGCAGGTGGAACGGCTAAACAGGGCCGTGACCGGAAATTTCAAGCCATTATGCCTCTCCGTGGTAAAATTCTCAACGTAGAGAAAGCCATGGTTCATAAGATCTTTGAGAACGAAGAAATCAAGAATATATTCACCGCATTAGGTGTTCATATTGGCACCGATGAGGATAGTAAAGCATTAAATGTTGATGGTCTTCGCTATCACAAGGTGATTATTATGACCGATGCCGACGTGGACGGAAGCCACATCGATACCCTTATTATGACCTTCTTCTTCCGCTACATGAATCAGATTATTCAGAACGGTCACCTTTATATTGCCACACCGCCACTTTACCTTATTAAAAAAGGGAAGGAAGAGCGCTACTGCTGGAATGAAGAGGAGCGCGTGAAGTATGTTGAGGAGCTTGGTAAAGGCAAAGAGGGTAGTGTGCATATCCAACGTTATAAAGGTCTTGGAGAGATGAACGCCGAACAACTTTGGGACACTACCATGAACCCCGAAAACAGAATACTACGTCAAATTACCATTTCGAGTGCTGCCGAAGCCGACCGTATCTTCTCTATGCTTATGGGTGACGAAGTTCCACCTCGCCGTGAGTTTATCGAGAAGCATGCAAAATATGCAAGGATCGATAGCTAG
- a CDS encoding TonB-dependent receptor produces MKRIYIASILSIMSFASFAQGNIDKEVQVVRAYDPVLSDAFKINLLPSIADTVKLMPNLSYAIFSKVTNTQFKVSPMPAAKLIGEPVSAITPFFVKLGLGSTMSPLLEAYYGSVRKSDLNYGAYVRHFSSAGRIKLDNGSKRKVMQSESALGLNGKKILGNSAFEASMDYNRNRATFYGVDPTFVGSIENDSLKQVTNRFGVELGLHSLYTDSTHLNYTGRVGYTYFGDKFSMSENNLDISFSGNQFFQTERVGGEIQIMHISKSSELSKEPNTVFRLAPWIGLFGPDWRAKAGANFVSNSWGGQSDVYIYPLGEISYDVIGHYFIPYINIGGHLEVNSYEKILKENPYATPGLNVRNTNHKFSFEGGLKGKFSSSVSFNVAGSFSLSDSLYFFVNNFATNPSTFGVVYDNAQVTHFCGELVVGVSHTFSLIGRGEVTRYSLDKISKPWQKPSWEITVSSLFNLKDKIYIKASLVGVGERFAYAGDGGVPGDVTSVKLDPILDLSLGLEYRITKDFTVYTDFNNIAGGSYYQWYRYSTYGFNALAGITLSF; encoded by the coding sequence ATGAAACGAATATATATAGCATCAATACTTTCCATCATGAGTTTTGCCTCTTTTGCCCAAGGCAATATTGATAAGGAAGTTCAGGTAGTTAGGGCGTATGATCCAGTGCTCTCCGACGCGTTTAAAATAAATTTACTTCCCTCAATTGCGGATACCGTAAAGTTGATGCCAAACCTATCTTACGCTATCTTCTCGAAGGTTACCAATACCCAATTTAAGGTTTCTCCAATGCCTGCTGCCAAATTAATTGGCGAGCCGGTTTCGGCCATCACGCCCTTCTTTGTGAAGTTGGGGTTGGGTTCCACTATGTCGCCCCTTCTAGAAGCGTATTACGGAAGCGTTCGCAAGTCCGATCTTAACTATGGTGCCTACGTTAGGCACTTCTCCTCGGCGGGCAGGATTAAGCTGGATAATGGAAGCAAGCGCAAGGTGATGCAATCGGAAAGCGCTCTTGGACTAAACGGCAAAAAGATATTGGGGAACTCTGCTTTTGAAGCAAGCATGGATTATAACCGAAATCGGGCTACCTTTTATGGCGTCGATCCTACTTTTGTGGGAAGCATCGAGAATGATTCTTTGAAGCAGGTCACCAACAGGTTCGGGGTTGAATTAGGGTTGCACTCGCTCTATACCGATTCTACTCACTTAAATTACACGGGCAGGGTAGGATACACTTACTTTGGCGATAAGTTTTCCATGTCGGAGAATAATCTCGATATCTCTTTCTCCGGAAATCAGTTTTTCCAAACCGAACGCGTAGGTGGTGAAATACAAATCATGCATATTTCCAAGAGCAGTGAGTTGAGCAAGGAGCCAAACACCGTATTCAGGTTGGCTCCATGGATTGGCCTTTTTGGACCCGATTGGCGCGCAAAGGCAGGGGCTAACTTTGTTTCAAACAGTTGGGGTGGACAGAGTGATGTTTACATTTATCCCTTGGGTGAGATATCTTACGACGTAATCGGACACTACTTTATTCCCTATATCAATATTGGAGGCCATTTGGAGGTTAATAGTTACGAGAAAATTCTAAAGGAGAATCCATATGCTACGCCAGGATTAAACGTCCGAAATACGAACCATAAGTTTTCCTTTGAGGGTGGACTGAAAGGCAAGTTCTCCTCTTCTGTCTCGTTTAATGTGGCCGGTTCATTTTCGCTTTCCGATAGTCTTTACTTCTTTGTGAACAATTTTGCAACCAACCCTAGCACTTTTGGGGTAGTTTACGATAATGCTCAGGTTACCCACTTCTGTGGTGAGCTTGTGGTAGGTGTTTCACATACATTTAGCCTTATCGGTCGTGGAGAGGTGACTCGCTATTCGCTTGACAAAATTTCCAAGCCATGGCAAAAACCATCTTGGGAGATTACCGTATCCTCACTATTCAACCTGAAGGATAAAATCTACATCAAGGCTTCGTTGGTGGGTGTGGGTGAGCGATTTGCTTATGCCGGCGATGGCGGTGTTCCTGGAGATGTAACTTCGGTTAAGTTGGATCCGATTCTCGATCTCAGTTTGGGTCTTGAGTATAGGATTACAAAGGATTTTACAGTGTATACCGATTTTAACAATATAGCGGGTGGAAGTTACTACCAATGGTATCGCTACTCCACATATGGGTTTAATGCCTTAGCAGGTATTACGCTCTCTTTTTAG
- a CDS encoding tetratricopeptide repeat protein — protein sequence MAIRKKIVFLFMLLLAGSATFGQQTASYTHPDKLYNRALELFNKDKYAAAQKQFILSSKEYAGENTQKLALSEFYKALCAVRLFNDDAEFLITSFITNFPENQKVNEAYFELAKLRYRQERYADAITWFDKVDHNGLTEEDRAEFFFKLGYACFSLNNYERASKSFFEVKDTDNKFNSPATYYYSHIAYLQQNYATALKGFERLKDDEVFAPMVPYYIVEIYFLQKNYSKVIEYGPEVLTGASEKRAPGVARFIGESYYRSKQFPEALPYLEKFLAGTQNPSRDDSYLVGIVYYKAGDFAKAAPLLEKATAGEDTLSQNAAYHLADCYVKLGDKSKARAAFSLAAKNNFDPAIREDALFNFAKITYDLFYSPFNEAIDALNTYIKEYPNTPRTDEAYRYLAIAYTNTKNYTGALDAVLKIVKRDATINEAIQKVAYFRGLELFQNLNFSEAIAKFSISLENQSYNKTLAAQALYWRGEAYYRLGDYVNASSDYSQFVLSPGSFSLPEFNQAHYGMGYACFKLKDYENAIVWFRKYLAFAVKAKDRFMGDAYNRTGDSYFMLRRFWLGIDYYDKSLETGLYDPDYALFQRGFSLGLLDRPEKKRESLISLVDKFPLSPYVDDALYELGRTSNMLQDKVAAQKYYSKLIVEYPGSSYYVKALVEMGLLSYNSDDDAKALEYYQRVVEEYPGSPEAKNALLGIKNIYVDRNQTDAYFAYTNKLGAFAVVGQAERDSLTYLGAEKVYMSGDCEKSTASLNKYLDEFPNGGFVINANFYLGDCAMRSSDYVKALGYFSTVASKPRSPFSEQALLGAGSVSFALEKYTDALNFYQQLESQAELKQNLLEARVGMLRSAVKLQKNENIVVAADKLLATEKVTEEMVREARFNKAQALMALNRLDQAFDQFSAVAASVKSKEGAESKFHMAEILFMQAKYDKAEQEVFSFAEKNSPHQYWMAKSFILLAQIYVQKNDLFQAKATLQSVIDGYANSTDGIIDTASAMLVDLVKREKQSLEPSTTESDQIKMGQ from the coding sequence ATGGCCATCAGGAAGAAGATTGTTTTCTTGTTTATGCTCTTGCTTGCCGGTTCGGCTACTTTTGGACAGCAAACGGCTAGTTATACCCATCCCGATAAGTTATACAATCGGGCATTGGAACTATTCAACAAGGATAAATATGCTGCTGCTCAGAAGCAGTTCATCTTGTCATCGAAAGAGTATGCCGGTGAAAATACGCAGAAACTTGCTCTTTCGGAGTTTTACAAGGCCCTATGTGCGGTAAGGCTCTTTAATGACGATGCCGAGTTTTTAATCACCTCCTTCATTACCAACTTTCCCGAGAATCAAAAGGTAAATGAGGCTTACTTTGAACTGGCTAAGCTGCGCTATCGCCAAGAACGCTATGCCGACGCCATCACTTGGTTCGATAAAGTTGATCATAATGGTCTAACCGAAGAGGATCGAGCTGAGTTTTTCTTTAAACTGGGTTACGCCTGCTTTTCTCTGAATAACTACGAGCGGGCCTCTAAGTCTTTCTTCGAGGTGAAGGATACCGACAATAAATTTAATTCGCCGGCAACTTACTACTACTCTCATATTGCCTACCTACAACAAAACTATGCTACTGCTTTAAAGGGTTTTGAACGTTTGAAGGACGATGAAGTTTTTGCCCCAATGGTGCCTTACTATATTGTTGAAATCTACTTTTTGCAGAAGAATTACAGCAAGGTGATAGAATATGGCCCTGAGGTCTTGACTGGTGCCTCCGAAAAACGAGCACCTGGTGTGGCACGTTTTATTGGTGAATCCTATTACCGCAGCAAACAGTTTCCGGAAGCCTTGCCCTATCTCGAAAAGTTCCTAGCCGGGACTCAGAATCCCAGCCGCGACGACAGTTACCTTGTGGGGATAGTTTACTACAAGGCCGGCGATTTTGCTAAAGCCGCTCCTTTGCTCGAGAAGGCCACCGCTGGCGAAGACACACTAAGCCAAAATGCGGCCTACCATCTTGCCGATTGCTATGTAAAACTAGGCGATAAAAGCAAAGCGCGTGCGGCCTTTTCGCTTGCAGCCAAGAATAACTTCGATCCTGCAATTCGCGAGGATGCGCTCTTCAACTTTGCAAAGATCACCTACGATCTTTTTTACTCGCCATTCAACGAGGCTATCGATGCGCTGAATACATACATAAAGGAGTATCCAAATACGCCCCGCACCGATGAGGCTTATCGTTACCTTGCCATTGCCTATACCAACACCAAGAACTACACTGGTGCATTAGATGCAGTGCTGAAAATTGTAAAACGGGATGCCACCATAAATGAAGCCATTCAGAAAGTGGCTTACTTTAGAGGTCTTGAACTCTTTCAGAATTTGAACTTTAGCGAGGCTATAGCGAAATTCTCCATATCGCTCGAGAATCAATCCTACAACAAAACATTGGCTGCCCAAGCGCTCTATTGGCGAGGTGAGGCATACTACCGACTTGGCGATTATGTTAACGCCTCTTCCGACTATAGCCAGTTTGTACTCAGCCCTGGATCATTTTCGCTTCCAGAGTTCAATCAGGCTCATTACGGCATGGGCTACGCATGTTTCAAGTTGAAAGACTATGAGAATGCCATTGTTTGGTTTCGGAAATACTTAGCCTTTGCAGTTAAGGCAAAAGATCGGTTTATGGGAGATGCCTATAACCGTACCGGTGACTCTTACTTTATGCTTCGCCGCTTCTGGTTGGGAATCGATTACTACGACAAATCGCTAGAAACGGGATTGTATGACCCGGACTATGCTCTCTTTCAACGTGGCTTCTCACTTGGTTTGCTCGACCGACCAGAAAAGAAGCGGGAGTCGCTCATTTCTTTGGTTGATAAGTTTCCTTTATCACCCTATGTGGATGATGCCCTGTATGAGTTGGGCCGAACCAGCAACATGCTTCAGGATAAGGTTGCCGCTCAAAAATACTATTCAAAACTAATTGTAGAATATCCTGGTAGCAGTTACTATGTAAAGGCGCTTGTGGAAATGGGGCTGCTGAGCTATAATAGCGATGATGATGCAAAGGCGTTGGAATACTATCAGCGGGTTGTTGAGGAGTATCCTGGGTCGCCCGAGGCAAAGAACGCATTGCTAGGAATTAAAAATATATATGTCGATCGCAACCAAACGGATGCATACTTTGCATATACCAATAAACTTGGTGCATTCGCAGTTGTTGGACAAGCCGAGCGGGACTCGTTAACTTATTTAGGTGCCGAAAAAGTTTATATGAGTGGCGATTGCGAGAAATCTACTGCTAGTCTCAATAAGTATTTGGATGAATTTCCCAATGGAGGATTTGTAATAAACGCCAATTTCTATCTCGGCGATTGTGCAATGCGCAGCTCAGACTATGTGAAGGCCCTTGGTTACTTCTCGACAGTTGCCAGTAAACCTCGTAGCCCTTTTTCGGAGCAAGCGTTACTTGGTGCTGGTTCAGTGTCGTTCGCCCTCGAAAAGTATACCGATGCGCTTAACTTTTATCAGCAACTCGAATCCCAAGCCGAATTGAAACAGAATTTACTCGAGGCGCGTGTTGGTATGTTGAGGAGTGCCGTTAAGTTACAGAAGAATGAGAATATTGTTGTAGCCGCCGATAAGCTGCTCGCCACCGAAAAAGTTACTGAAGAAATGGTGCGGGAAGCACGGTTTAATAAGGCACAAGCACTGATGGCGCTGAATCGACTCGATCAAGCTTTCGACCAGTTTTCGGCAGTAGCCGCGAGCGTTAAGAGTAAGGAAGGAGCCGAATCTAAATTCCATATGGCTGAAATTCTCTTTATGCAAGCCAAATACGATAAGGCTGAGCAGGAAGTATTCTCCTTCGCTGAGAAAAATTCACCTCATCAATACTGGATGGCCAAGAGCTTTATTCTGCTTGCTCAGATCTACGTTCAAAAGAATGATCTTTTCCAAGCTAAGGCTACGCTTCAAAGTGTAATTGACGGCTATGCAAACAGTACCGATGGTATTATCGATACTGCTTCCGCAATGCTGGTTGATTTGGTGAAACGCGAGAAACAATCGCTCGAACCATCCACTACGGAGTCGGATCAAATTAAGATGGGACAGTAA
- a CDS encoding motile sperm domain-containing protein yields the protein MNASFIKRIIFFVFFAIITGNHLIAQDFELAPAKLLYSAEPGENQSKTISVKNHGSKKQSFLFAIYDYIPSGNGGKNVLPPNTTKRTCANWLNINPSFFDLNPGEEKTITVTMMVPSNEYMSAWCMLYVQPVQEQTAANVAKGISAGMKLAGRIGITVNQTPKSNTNQQVKIYNLKEIPATKQGTLTFSGAIDNLGESITSCKTFMLVTNLETLEEKKYSEMELETFPKNTREVVFTIPELLPKGIYSIAAIVDYGSKTSLEGAEIRYEVK from the coding sequence ATGAACGCATCATTCATCAAAAGGATCATTTTTTTTGTTTTTTTTGCCATTATTACTGGCAACCATCTAATTGCTCAGGATTTTGAACTAGCTCCGGCCAAACTATTATACAGTGCAGAGCCAGGGGAAAACCAAAGCAAAACAATTTCAGTGAAAAACCATGGGAGTAAAAAACAATCCTTCCTTTTTGCAATTTACGACTATATACCCTCCGGAAATGGTGGGAAGAATGTTCTTCCACCAAACACAACGAAACGCACCTGCGCCAATTGGTTGAACATCAACCCTTCATTTTTCGATCTAAACCCTGGCGAAGAAAAGACAATTACCGTTACAATGATGGTTCCCTCGAACGAATATATGTCTGCGTGGTGTATGCTCTATGTTCAACCAGTTCAAGAACAAACCGCCGCCAATGTTGCCAAAGGAATTTCTGCAGGGATGAAACTTGCAGGTAGAATTGGAATAACCGTAAATCAAACGCCAAAATCGAATACTAATCAACAGGTTAAAATTTACAACCTCAAGGAAATACCTGCAACAAAACAAGGGACACTCACATTCTCAGGAGCCATTGATAATTTAGGCGAGTCCATTACCTCCTGCAAGACATTTATGCTGGTTACAAATCTTGAGACGCTCGAGGAGAAAAAATATAGTGAGATGGAACTTGAAACATTTCCAAAAAACACTAGAGAGGTTGTTTTCACTATTCCAGAACTATTGCCAAAGGGTATTTACTCCATCGCAGCGATTGTAGATTATGGCAGCAAAACTAGCCTTGAAGGAGCGGAAATACGCTACGAGGTAAAATAA
- a CDS encoding toxin-antitoxin system YwqK family antitoxin, translating to MAYLTKPILLLIGGVFFTHLASGQQRKKTYYPSGNMKEHYEIKVVGTDTLKSGRYCYFFENGIKMQCGQYTDNMLTGTWETFYDNGEIKAVWSFNKNKKDGPFRIYGPNKLLLQTGNYSTDLPNGVIITYRENGIKQHENEYKSGLQSGRQLDFDDKGVLLIDREMINGIEEGNYMSNYPTGEKREIGKKKNGSWTDTLYTYYLSGGLKRKSLMVVGQIEGELSSYLENGNIQELSHYSAGELDGLFTEFYASGLIKEIGNYRKGIKTGCWQAFYSTGSIFSKGDFIEGKYAGLWIVYNQNGHSKSEGYFINGAENGHWLTFNTDGKLETAGDYINTKPHGIWRAYDPSGRQTETALYFFGKMNYARRKLKKGDSTESPFFN from the coding sequence ATGGCATATTTAACAAAACCCATACTCCTCCTTATTGGGGGAGTTTTTTTTACACATCTGGCCTCCGGTCAGCAGAGAAAGAAAACATACTACCCTTCTGGAAACATGAAGGAGCATTACGAGATAAAAGTTGTTGGCACCGACACCCTAAAATCTGGAAGATACTGCTACTTCTTTGAAAATGGGATAAAGATGCAGTGTGGCCAGTATACAGACAATATGCTCACCGGAACATGGGAAACCTTTTATGATAATGGCGAAATTAAAGCAGTATGGTCGTTTAATAAAAATAAAAAAGATGGACCATTCAGGATATATGGCCCGAACAAACTGTTACTTCAAACTGGCAACTACTCTACTGATTTACCGAACGGAGTCATAATAACCTACCGCGAAAATGGCATAAAACAGCACGAAAACGAATACAAAAGTGGCCTACAATCGGGCCGTCAACTCGATTTCGACGACAAGGGTGTTCTTCTAATTGACAGAGAAATGATCAATGGCATTGAGGAGGGGAACTACATGTCGAACTATCCCACCGGGGAAAAGAGGGAAATTGGCAAAAAAAAGAATGGGAGTTGGACCGACACGCTCTACACCTACTACTTGTCGGGGGGGCTTAAACGAAAGAGCCTTATGGTTGTGGGTCAAATTGAGGGTGAACTCTCAAGCTATTTAGAAAACGGAAACATCCAAGAATTATCACACTACTCAGCGGGCGAACTAGATGGATTATTCACAGAATTCTATGCATCAGGACTGATAAAAGAAATTGGAAATTACAGGAAAGGGATTAAGACAGGTTGCTGGCAAGCATTCTATTCCACTGGAAGTATTTTTTCAAAGGGCGATTTTATTGAAGGAAAATACGCGGGCTTATGGATTGTTTATAACCAAAATGGGCATTCCAAATCCGAAGGTTACTTTATTAATGGGGCAGAGAATGGTCATTGGCTCACATTTAATACAGATGGAAAGTTAGAAACAGCAGGAGATTACATCAATACGAAGCCGCACGGAATTTGGCGTGCATATGACCCGAGTGGCAGGCAGACAGAAACAGCCCTTTACTTTTTTGGAAAAATGAATTACGCCAGAAGAAAATTAAAGAAGGGCGATTCAACTGAATCGCCCTTCTTTAATTGA
- a CDS encoding SpoIIE family protein phosphatase: MVKRISLIAWFIILNLVCLFDANLNAQELRSLSKPLQNKVEEYLELANRYTAAGNNQQAVMYLSKVAFLYWENGLLREAAELFLKSVPQNEKVGNYNDIKAIYSNVGLIYSDLDKIDLAQDAFEKSLVVRKKLGNRTEISSGMIDVGYIYIVQKRHEQSIKILEEALSIATDLDDARLISNACRLLGIAYDARGMVAKARDYEAKYLTYKRLFESKTVKEEYEAKVGKTMAETERERIEKRAKQLELDLQKLTAAAAQDSLGSVVKATEDSLRNAERLSRQRQLEIGLLNKEKAIKELALKEKEAVQKNQQLIIYSILGGMLLLIILAVVMLYGYRSKQRANNRLESQNREIGAQRDHIRKQNENITKSINYAQGIQKALLPSQDTLVGFLEDSFIFFRPRDLVSGDYYWFAPILSGDDYYEPGRGKFAIAAIDCTGHGVPGAFLSMIGYNLLNEIIRAGIHTPSLILQRLNQDIRRVLRQDETDNRDGMDMTLCVIDFDKNVLEYAGAKNPLLYIKNGEMIRIKGDKEPVGGFHTEQLRTFTNHTIDIDGPTYFYLFSDGYADQFGGPAGIKIMLKSFQDMLFENHQKSMEDQKAILRNHLINWIGSDFKQVDDVLVMGFKLG; encoded by the coding sequence ATGGTTAAACGGATATCTTTAATTGCTTGGTTTATCATTCTCAATCTCGTCTGTTTATTTGATGCCAATCTTAATGCTCAGGAGTTGCGGTCGCTTTCAAAGCCACTCCAGAATAAGGTGGAGGAGTATTTAGAGTTGGCTAATCGATATACTGCTGCTGGTAATAACCAACAGGCGGTAATGTATCTTAGTAAAGTGGCTTTTTTATATTGGGAGAATGGACTATTACGAGAAGCTGCTGAACTATTTCTCAAATCGGTTCCTCAAAACGAGAAAGTTGGCAATTATAATGACATTAAAGCCATATATTCGAATGTTGGTTTGATATATTCCGATCTTGATAAGATTGATCTTGCTCAAGATGCCTTTGAAAAAAGCCTTGTTGTCCGTAAAAAACTAGGTAACAGAACGGAAATTTCCTCCGGGATGATTGATGTTGGGTATATTTATATTGTTCAAAAACGACATGAACAATCCATAAAAATTTTAGAAGAAGCACTTTCTATTGCGACTGACCTTGATGATGCTCGTTTAATTTCGAATGCTTGTCGTCTGCTGGGTATTGCATACGATGCTCGTGGTATGGTTGCAAAGGCAAGGGATTATGAAGCAAAGTATCTGACCTATAAGCGACTTTTTGAATCGAAAACGGTTAAAGAGGAGTATGAAGCTAAGGTAGGCAAAACAATGGCCGAAACCGAGCGAGAACGTATTGAAAAGCGTGCGAAGCAGCTGGAACTAGACCTGCAGAAGTTGACTGCTGCTGCTGCCCAAGATTCTCTAGGTTCTGTTGTAAAAGCTACCGAAGATTCTCTGCGCAATGCAGAGCGTTTGAGCCGCCAGCGGCAGTTGGAAATTGGGCTTCTCAACAAGGAGAAAGCTATTAAGGAGTTGGCCCTTAAAGAGAAAGAAGCGGTCCAGAAAAATCAACAGCTGATAATATACTCTATACTCGGAGGAATGCTGCTACTGATTATATTGGCGGTAGTTATGCTGTACGGGTATCGATCCAAGCAGCGTGCCAATAATCGACTAGAAAGTCAAAACCGAGAGATTGGAGCCCAACGCGACCATATTCGTAAGCAAAATGAGAACATCACCAAGAGTATAAACTACGCGCAGGGTATTCAAAAGGCACTTTTGCCGTCGCAAGATACGTTAGTGGGTTTTCTTGAGGATTCGTTTATTTTCTTTCGTCCCCGCGATTTGGTTAGTGGTGATTACTATTGGTTTGCCCCAATTCTTAGTGGGGACGATTACTACGAGCCGGGTAGAGGGAAGTTTGCCATTGCAGCCATCGACTGTACTGGGCATGGCGTGCCGGGGGCGTTCCTTTCCATGATTGGTTATAATCTGTTGAATGAAATTATTCGTGCAGGAATACATACGCCAAGCCTTATTCTACAGCGATTAAATCAAGATATTCGCAGGGTTTTGCGCCAAGACGAAACCGATAATCGCGATGGTATGGATATGACTCTCTGTGTTATCGACTTCGACAAGAATGTTTTGGAGTATGCTGGAGCTAAAAATCCCTTGCTCTATATTAAAAATGGAGAGATGATTCGGATTAAGGGCGACAAAGAGCCAGTGGGCGGATTTCATACCGAGCAGTTGCGCACGTTTACTAATCACACCATTGATATTGATGGACCAACCTATTTTTATCTCTTCTCCGATGGGTATGCCGACCAATTTGGCGGACCAGCAGGCATAAAAATCATGCTGAAAAGTTTCCAAGATATGCTTTTTGAGAACCATCAGAAATCAATGGAAGATCAGAAGGCTATTTTGAGGAATCACTTAATAAACTGGATAGGCAGCGATTTTAAACAGGTGGACGACGTTTTAGTGATGGGATTTAAGTTGGGGTAG